The DNA sequence CGGTCTTCTCATAGAGGATGCAGATGGAAAATGGTACTATCTGGCTTTTGACAATATTCATGAAGCTGTGGACGCCATGATGGACGATAACAAAAAGGAGAAGGTTATAGAGGTACGGCGCTTCCATCAGGCTAAATAAATAAAAATCAGTCCCTGCCCTTCGGCAGATGGGGGATTATCCAGCTTATAAAACTGTCCATGCTCCTCGTCTGTATGTAGAGAGTTCCCGTGCCGTGGAATTCCGCCACCAATCCTTCTCCGCTGAAGAGCGTGCTCTTAAGCCCTCCAACACGCCTTACCTTGAAGTCCAGTCCGTCCGTGAAGGCCACCATGTGTCCGGTATCTATGACAAAATGCTCGTTGTGGAGTTCCTTCCTGTATATCGCCCCGAAGCTTGAGAGGAATACCATACCCCTTCCGCTCATCTTAAGGAGGAAAAGGCCTTCCCTTCCGAAGAAGGTTTTTGCCCCTCCCCACTTGGTATCTATGCGTATTCCCTCGCTGCTGGCCAGAAATGCCCCGCTCTGGGCGTAGAGGGTTCCGTCGATTTCCAGCCCCTCTATATCCCCGGGATAGGAGGGTGCAAGCCCCAAA is a window from the Thermococcus sp. genome containing:
- a CDS encoding TIGR00266 family protein, translating into MRYTINHRPSFSLLEVELSQGEAIQAEAGAMVHMSPTIKMETKAKGGVFGALKRSMLGGESFFINTFRGPGTLGLAPSYPGDIEGLEIDGTLYAQSGAFLASSEGIRIDTKWGGAKTFFGREGLFLLKMSGRGMVFLSSFGAIYRKELHNEHFVIDTGHMVAFTDGLDFKVRRVGGLKSTLFSGEGLVAEFHGTGTLYIQTRSMDSFISWIIPHLPKGRD